A single window of Scyliorhinus canicula unplaced genomic scaffold, sScyCan1.1, whole genome shotgun sequence DNA harbors:
- the LOC119959609 gene encoding zinc finger protein 436-like, with translation MESKSTVHKREKVFPCSVCGRSFSRSSNLSKHKCCPMGEKPWQCGDCGKGFNYPSELHIHQRTHTGERPFTCSVCGKEFTKSSHLVRHQQIHTGERPFICSVCGKGFTTSSHLLSHHHIHSEERPFQCSDCEKNYKRKNDLLNHKRTHTGERPFTCSVCGKGFARSFDLLTHQLVHTDQRPFKCPDCEKSFKSRKDQLTHEFTHTRERPFICSFCGKGFTWKSNLFNHQRSHTGERLFICSVCGKGFTQSSTLLAHQRVHTGERPFSCSVCGKRFSRSSTLLRHQRVHK, from the coding sequence ATGGAATCAAAAAGCACCGTTCACAAGAGGGAGAAAGTGTttccgtgttctgtgtgtggacgaagcTTCAGCCGATCATCAAACTTGTCAAAACACAAGTGTTGTCCCATGGGGGAGAAACCGTGGCAATGTggagattgtgggaagggattcaattacccgTCTGAGCTGCATAttcatcaacgcactcacaccggggagaggccattcacctgctctgtgtgtgggaaagaaTTTACTAAATCATCCCACCTTGTgagacaccagcaaattcacactggggagagacccttcatctgctctgtgtgtgggaaaggctTCACAACCTCATCCCACCTCCTGTCACACCACcatattcacagtgaggagagaccttttcaatgttctgactgtgagaaaaaCTATAAAAGGAAAAATGATCTGCTAAACCATAAACGCACTCACacgggggagaggccattcacctgctctgtttgtgggaaaggatttgcccGTTCATTCGAtctgctgacacaccaacttgttcatactgatcagaggccGTTTAAATGTCCTgattgtgagaagagctttaaaagccggAAGGATCAGCTGACACATGAATTCACTCACACCAGGGAGAGACCTTTCATCTGCTCTTTCTGTGGGAAAGGTTTCACTTGGAAGTCCAACCTATTTAATCACCAGcggagtcacactggggagaggctgttcatctgctcagtgtgtggaaagggattcactcagtcatccactctgctggcacatcagcgagttcacactggggagaggccattctcctgctcagtgtgtggaaaGAGATTCAGTCGTTCatccacactgctgaggcatcagcgagttcacaagtga